tttatatttataaaatgagatgaatcgaaaaattttcagaatgcACGAGGACGACGGTGTAACGCAGCTACCGCGTGGTCGGTTTTCCGGTACACGTCGCCGTGGAGCTACGacgctgatttttcttttctgtttttttgttgtttttttttttttttttttaaaaaacaaaaaaacaactgtaAGTTCACGAGCGTGcagtttgtgaaaaaaataaaaaaaaaaacaaattaatctCCCGCATGTGATTATCGGTGTGAAATAAGACGCGTTATTGATTTCGGGACTTGACCCGCCGATGAATGAGATAATTTTCACGATATTCTCggggttgaatttatttcgttaCGTAAATGGCGAGGGTCggatgaagattttttgaaaatgagaaaaaaaaaaaagtaatctcgCCATCGCTTCGTATCTGCCACAACTCGTCAACCCCATATTGTAGTCGAGGCGAGCTCGAGCGTCGAATATTCCCTAGCttctttttaccattttcatcatttcttccGCATTCGACTTACCGCattcttaattattttaaactatttatttttcttcttcttttcctcgcACGGACGACGGAACAAGTATCACGTGAACTGTCCCGCTGGTTCGTTCGGCATATCCAAATATAAACGCTTAGcgtctcctctttttctttttttttccttttttttttctcctttttttctctctcaacaCACTcgacgcacgcacgcacgcactgaaattcttatttttattatcttattccgattcagtttttttttttacgcttcAAACGCCGCACACTGAACTTATACGTCACCCCTCGATCACACTGGACGAGTacaacaatttcttttttctcgataaatttcaacgatgaatttcaattatttccaacgtgtgttgttttttttttttcttcttcttctttcttttttcgttttacaacCCCCCCGTATACCCTGTGATGTAACTACGTTGCGGCGATgatttcaatgaattattatcgtcgttattagaatgattttattttctttttttttttctcacgatatCGACGACATCGACGACGTATCCTATATTTTAGTCATTGTgtacaattataattttcggagaGTGATTATTTTGAAGATAACCAATACGATTGATAACGTGACTAATCACTAAGACGTGTCAAATTACGCACGAAAACAACATTGATATCGATATAGTTTTGTtattcagactttgaaaaggAAGGTTTGGAAAACGAAGGGCTCGAATAGATAAGTTTCGCGATCGGAAATCTCAAAGCAAGATCTTCACCCcgtgtattatttttctcctcgaggAACTTCCGTTTTCTTCGAGCTTTTCATTcggacgaaaataattttcacccctTTCACGACGAACGCGCGTAGAGGCGAACGGAGTAAACGAGGTTGATCATCTCGTCCGAATTTCGGCTGGATTCTAGAACGACAGCAGTAGGGCGATTGAACTCTGGGCGTGAGTGTGTCGCTCGCAGGGGCGATCGGAAAGGTAAAGGGGGAATGTCACGTTTTACGGGGAACTCTTTACTCCGATATTCttttgttttgcttttttttttctatttaatttttcaattctaatctGAGACGCGGTATCCGAGCTATCGGAGGCCAGGGTGCGACCCTCGGGGCTCTATTTTATCCGGCCTATCTCGCctgatcaattattcaattctcgTCCGTTTTTCCGTCACGGGGATTCGGCTCGTagcaccaaaaaaaaatttttgttttcaaaataatttaaaataaacgaaatgcGCTGCGCTGCGCTTCCCCGACGTTAatagcagcgaatcgatgccACACCGCGCGACTCGTCAAAGTGTCGTCGTTTCCCGACTGACCGAACCGGCGATAGAATTGGCCCAGGGATATGACGGGGTAGGTCCGCGCCCCTCTTAACCCGAAGCTGTCGTATCTGCCGCTACCTCGGCAACGACGCCAGCGTCGTCTGGCGTCGCTCGACGTCGAAACGTTCACCCCTGCCCCCGACGTCGACGCCCCGACGCCCCGACGCCGAGCCTCCGTTATCGCGATCAAAAACGCGGCAAACCGTCCGCTGCGGACCTTAAATTCCGGGAAAACGGGACCCCGGACGCGCTACGGGGCGGAAAAATTCCGTCGCGACGGAACGCGGTCGGGACGATCGGATaccgggtgaaaaaattccctcGGCAATTCGTATACCCTGTTTCGCATGCGGCGAATACGCGGACGTTCGCTCCCggcttttttcaaaatcgacgtTTCGATTGTCGACGCGGTTCGTATCGTGGCGCGACAGTCGGTCGTTCGAGATTTGAATTCGCGTAGATTTCGCGATCGCACCGCACCCGGCGGCCGTGACCTCTGGCTGAGACGCGCAAAACATTTCGAATCCTTGTGCACGCGGTGAAAGGTGCtgccgatttatttattttacatcattttgtttatttatttttccacgagCCGTTTGCCCGTATTGGCGAGTTTCGAGTGTTGAGGAAGCTCTGCGGGGGGGaaaagggggaggaaaaaaagattctgcattgtatgatttttattaatgttttcttttctttcttttttttttttttgtccttttttttgttataattaaaatatacacTGTGTCATGGGTGAAACAAGCGAAATAGTAACTAATagtaacaaaatatttttcatcattttcatctctttcgaCACacatattatcattatctccgctataattattaacattatagttatttattatttatatactttaGTTATTTAtacttctttctctttaatcattcttttttcacatctcgttaatataaatttctttcattattttttaattttttgttccttattaatttatttagttttttttttttttttcgttttcaattctttttttcatcgatttcaatCACACGCGAAGAGAATACGgtatacatagtatacatGATTTAATTTCAAAAGCACAATTTGACTTGGGATTTTCATAGCGATAAGTAAAATCCGCTGAACATTGTTCTGTTCGTGACGGTTGTgagggagagaagagaaaaaaaaaaaatcgaagaaatcacGATGATCGCGTTCCACGGATttgaattgataataatatcaacaTGTTATTAATCCAAGTCAAAAGTTTCACCGCTTTTGTCTTTCCTTCTTATCCGTAgcggtattatatgtatattataataatagtaataattttcaagaatttataAACCTCCTTCTCACGATTGTAGCCTTAGAgactgtatgtgtatatatatatacttatcgAATTCCCAATATTAATCATTTGCCTAAACATAATTTCGTATTACCTGCTCTtacttttgtttcattctctCGTTCTTTTACCGTTACccaacatttttcaaactctttcTTTTACATTATTCACCGAAAATATTTGTGATTTATAGTTCTTAGTTCAGCGGGCGATGGAcataaaacaatttttttcaatacctaATTTATACAAAGACATTCCTTTCATACCAATATTTGATATCGTTCCTTACTCGATTCTCTtgtgtttttctatttccttgatttcaatttttcaatttacacgtatgtactcgttacacgtattatgtatatttgtattatGCCCAACCGACTTTTGCGATTGTAGGAGCattattgtatataatattatatttgtatatgtatatatatatttttatatatatatatcattgtctaataatatataatataatcgcAGTCTTTTTCAACACCGCGGTGATTGCGGTCGATAGAAAAGGCTCTAAAGGAGACGGAtaaaagatatacatatattatcattttacgttgttttttttttcattctattttaaatattatttattcattttctttctattgttttttttttttctttaatttaattaaatttatttattcaattattattattattttttttttttaatattttatcaccGCTGTTCAAAATAGAGATATTATGTCATTACGATTCGTCGTCGTTGATGATTATTCTGCATTATATGTGTCTctatatatgataataatttgaaaaagagatacaaaaaaaattaatttccaatATTTTGTTCTTACGTCGTATCCTAAGTCGCGTTGCGTCGATTTTGACGACACGAAGATTTTGTTTCATcttatgatattattttcgtaCGATCTCGCGGCAGAGTTTTATTCGAGagaagagaatgaaagagatgatggagaaaaattgtttgcttttttttgttctttttccgtttttattaCAACCGTTcgggattgagaaattttaatataatGCGTATGGGTgaccaataattaattatgtttAAAGAAACTGGATGTTCAATCGAAACTCGTATACATGCAATAATTAAAAAGCAcagctttttattattttattattacaattgtttttctcttttctatcaactctttcattctattttgcattctctcttttttttcctctcgctgTCTCGTTTTCTCCCTGTACATCTATTacgttattttaattataataatctttCTTCGAAACATTTCGTTTTCCCATTCTAACACCTAATCGCTatgtaaattaattatacaagATATCTCGCAATGCTCaactattcttttttctttctgtctcagatttctttcttttttatcattttcttatattttcttcatcttatataatttatagaaactgtgtgtgtacgtgtgttatGTATTtccgtgaattattttattcaactttattTCTACTCTTCTattcacataattttttttttttctttccttttcggTTTTTGCTCCAATTCTTAAATCAATATAATGGTTTTACACGGATAGGAATTAAAGTGATAATATTAACGTgtcgttcttttattttcatcacggATTGGCTTACTTAATTATAAAAGAAagacatttattttcaagaatGATCGGCTCACTAGTTGggctgaaaataaatatacaaaatttgaaaaattaggaaaaaaaaaacaaacaaacaaaagatTCAATAGAGCAAAAATGTATAATGAAATCTTACGCGGGGAAAACTTATATTCCCCATAATTTTCTTGAGGGCTTTCAGCAGCAGCCTGACGTAAGTAAATCAAAAGAGCTATACGTTAACGTCTCTTACCGCGAGGAATAATCTAGTACACAGGTTTTGTCTCCCGCATATCGTGTTGTACGATTACAGGGACTTGTGGCGGCGGATGAAAGGAAAGTTCGCAAGGTTCACCACGGGAGTCCAattgtttactttttttttttattggtatTTTACTCTTTCTGTCCTTTTAAATTCAACCCTTTCCTGCCATGAGCATACTCCttgatttttagtttttggGCGTTAGGTATGGCCTTGTTTAACGATGAGGCTGGCTCTGATTAGCCACCCGCCTTGCTAGTAAGGCTGATGTCTCGGGTACTGCCTCGGCCCCTGTCCGTTGCCACGGGGTTTTGCTTGCGTCGAATATCCAGTATTCTCATAACCCTCGTATCCGGCATAATCATAAGCTGCGTAGGAGTCGTCGTACCCTCCTTGGTATCCGTTTGCATATTCAGGTATGTACCCGTAGCCACCTCCGTAGTATCCAAATCCTTGATTGCTCCAGTATCCCTGGCGACCTGCCTCTGGATTCACCTTTACCTTTTTGACATCGACTTCCTTTCCATTTATAACTTGTTTCGGCGTCTTTAATAGCTTGTAGACGACATCTCGTGAGTCAAAAGTAACGAAACAAAATCCTTTTCGTTGGTTCTTGAGCTTGTCAAAAGGTGCCTGGAGTTCTACGATTGTGCCGTACTGACCAAAATATGTCTTTATATCGTCGTCAGTTATTTCTGGAGTTAGGCCACCGACGAATATTTTACCATGTTGAGCCTTTTTGCTAACACGCTTTGGATCGACCTTACGCTTGTTGATGTAGTGCTCACCCGATGTTAGAAGTTTGTCGATGGTCTTCGGGTTGGTAAACACCATGAAGGCAAACCCACGAGAGACTCCGGTGTATGGGTCTATCTTGACAGATATACTCTCGATTTCACCGAACTTACCAAAGTGATCGCGGAGTTCTTTGTCCGTCGTGTGACGGGATAAACCACCAACGAAAAGTTTTCGCTCGTCGTCGCGTCCCGGGATGCCGGCAGTAGCTTGCTGTCCCTGTTGAccctgttgctgttgctgcgcCACGCCGCCTCCACCACCTCCTCCGGGTACGCTGGACGTTGTCGTCGACGTCGCATTGCCCGTTCcagtttcctcttcttcgttgtTCTCGTTTTGATAATACTCTACGGCGGCCATTGTGCTTTTTCCAAGTTTATCACGTTGCCCCAAAGTCGTGTGGTCGCGGTATTTCTGTACAAGCAAATCCCGTTTAACTGATGATCAAGATGCTGTGGTTTTAAAGTAGAAATCTGTCCGATTCTGTTCTTACTGATGCGGAGACTAACCTGCGCCGATTAATCGGGAAGATACTTCAATGTCGGAACTAGACGCCGACCGGTTTGCGGGAAAAACTAGTGACGAGTCCGCCGTTCGTGACGACTATTTTTACTGGGAAGGATCCCTCGGTGCCGGCAACTGGCGAAAGTAAAGACGCCGGTTAAATAAAACTTGTGAACGGTCCACAGGGCCGATAATAAGACCGGAATTATAATTTAAGGAACGGTGAAACCGACGAATCGTGAACGAAACGGCGCCAACAATGGATGACAATGGCAGTCCGAAGCATGGTGGAAATCTTTCCACCTCATAGGCCCGTAGCTTGTCTTGTGCCCTTCGTAGTTCGTGCTGATCACCGTATGCGCGGTGGGGACTCGGGTCGtgatttgttaatttgttgCCAGTTTTTGAGTGACAGCAGAAAAAGTCTCCAATAAGTTCGACAGTCTCGGCCCTGTTTGAAGATTGTAACGGCCAACGGGGGCTGCTCATCGTTGATTCGTGACGCAGAGTACTTCTTGAACCGTGGATACAATTACTCGTTGATAATTCGGCCCTTGAGGGaccgaaaaaataacaacaaactCGATATCGTCTGATAAAAGTTGCGCGGCTCACTGCGGTCGCGCGGACCATTGTTACGACGTGAGTTCAACAAAATGGCCGATACCTGGAAACAAAGCGTTATTTGCCGGTAAGCAAAATCAATTTATGTAGTCCCAAGTTATACTTTAGCACCCGCTGATACTGCGAACGAGAACTTCGGTCTATGCACGATTTTTAGCCACCGTTTTGACCTCAAAACGTCTGAAGATGACACGTTGGGAGCCCTTCCAAAACGTCAACACTCCACGATGGGTAAATATTGACATGGCCGTTGAAAGGAGTATCGTTACACTTCCGCAATTGGTTTACAAGATCTTGAACTTTTCCACGcagattctctttttttctaaaagaTTTTCATATTCCATATTCGTGATTGTCATCTGCCTGATTCTCTCTGACCGTCGAATATCTTAGGATACAAAAAAGGGAACTAGAAGTCCGCTTCTTGTTCCAGGTATTTTGTAAATGGCATATGCCGTGAAGGGAGTAATTGTCGATACCAACATGTCCAGAGCACGAGACAAGAATCAGCTACCCCTAGTATCCCAGAGCATAGTACTGCTCCGACTATCGGCTTATGCCGTTTCTTCAAACAGGGCTCATGCAAATTCGGAGGTCGCTGTCGATTCAAGCATTCCACTCAGGAAGAATCTACTCCAGAAACAGCCAGTACATCATCCTCGCAACTTAAGAACCTCACTAACACCGCAACAGTATCTGCCACCCCACTATTTGAGGAGGAGTAAATATCTCTTTCATCTCTTGTAGTTCGGTAACTTTCATCGATTGTCTCGAATCTTCTAATAGTAGCATCGTCGTTCCAAACTTCCTTCCAGCAGTAAGGAAACCCCATGGCGACCAGAGGAATGGGTCAAGGCACCAGAGTTTGTTCCATCCTCAATACCGATTGCTTCTTCTTCAACATCTGAAGCAGGTAACACGGCTGCAACAACTTCGACTCCGATATCTTACGCCCGGGCGTTGAACCCCCTCGCTCAAAGCTCGAATCCTGCCTCCGAACCAATCTGCCCTTACGCAGAAGCCACCGGAATATGCAAACAGACCAATTGCGCGTACCTCCATGGAGATATTTGCGAATTGTGCGGCAGAGCAGCCCTACATCCTCACAACgaagaaaatcggaaaaaacaCACAAATGTAAGCGCAAAGTTTCgatatttattaaaatatacattCTGCCGGGGACTTCCTCAATCACGGCCAGTTTTTGCTTTTCGATAATCCGATTGATTTCGCAAATAACTAAATGCGATCGTGTTTTTAATCAGATCGTGAAAGGTTCGTTTGTGTCGTCAAGGTCGTTTTTTCACCGGCTGGCCATGCGGGTTTCctgaattgatttttatcgttaaacAGGCTTGCGTTAAGCAGCACGAGGTGGACATGGAATTGTCGTTTGCGATTCAAAGAAGCCGTGAAAAATCGTGCGGCGTTTGCTTCGAAACAATTATGGAAAAAGCATCGAGGGAACAAAAATTTGGTATACTGCCGAATTGCAATCACTGCTTCTGTTTGACCTGCATAAGAAAATGGCGACAAGCCAAGCAgttcgataataaaataatccggGCTTGTCCCGAGTGCCGGGTTGCGTCCGATTTCGTATGTCCAAGCATGTACTGGGTCGATACCaaggaggaaaaggagaaactgATCACCGACTACAAAGAAGCCTTGAGGTGAGTAAAAATCCTTTGAACATTTTAAAACTGCAACGTAAAAGAAAATGGATTTTCATTGCGCCGTCTTCACGTTCTATTTCCAGCACTAAGAACTGCAAATACTTTAGTCATGGTCTGGGTAAATGTCCTTTCGGAAATAAGTGTTTCTACCTTCACGCGTTGCCGGACGGTACAAAAGCCGACGTTGGTCCCCCAGTAAGGCATCAAGGTATCGGGGATGCGGACATCGATTTTCTCCAGGtatgtaacaaaaaaagaagtcacACGGATCGACAAGAACTACATTCTCCATAAACGGCGTGACTCAaaaactccttttttttttgtgatttcaGCAAATGATCCTCTGGGACTTCCTAGACGAGCGGGAGAGTCGCTGGATGTACAGTATCGATGATCTCGAAGAGTTCGTAgcctttttttccgattccgaAGACTCCGACTGGTCAGAGCATGAAATGTTTTTCGATTAGTTATCGTTACGGGCAGTTAAATACCCCTTCGTTATTGAACGGCTGAATATCTTAGTCATACCGTCCCGGCCATTAACTCAAACCCTTTCTAAATATCTCCAAACTTACACTGTATCGCCTCCGCCGCGCGCTTCTTACGATCTATTAGTCCATAATACTTTAGAGCCCTTTTAGTGATatagtaaaaaaatagaattaaaaaaagactAATTACgcagcgatgaaaattaaagttCCAAattatctgattttttttttttcattccgtttgaTCGAAaccaaaaaggaagaaaagaaaaaaaattgaatcaaaagtGCTCCGTAATTAATTACAGTGGTAATTGGGCTTGGGGTATTATCGACTCATCGATAAACCCTACCtctgaaaagaaggaaaaaaaaaaagaaaagaatcatccactttaaattattaattttgtacAGCCGTGATTTTATTTAgacgaagttgaaaaaaaagaagaaattgaagaaaagagagaaaaaaaaaattctagtttATTATAGGATCTACGTTATACTTCATGTTATCATTTAACACACGTGCGAATGGTTTTCCGAGTGAATaattacctatatgtatagttaGAGAAAACGTCTGCGCGAATGACATTAGGAATATTAATATAGTATAGGTACGAATAGGGGAGGAAATAACACTGATATTCcaacaatgaataaaaaagaagccggggaaaagaaattaaaaaattcaatacaggaactagaagaaaataaaatgtaatgaAGCGAGAAGAATAAAGCACACTAAAGTACCCAAGCTTCTGAGAGATtactaaaaaaatttattgaagaatttgaaatgaaCAGATCacagcaaaaagaaaaaaatacgaaacaaGACAAAATGAAACACAATTTTAGAGACGATAAATTTTGTGATAGTTCATTAGAGCGAACGCGTACCGTAGCTACCCGAACGTAGAGCGGGCTACTGAATTTCAGCgaagttttttatttacaagCAAACAAATTATCCAACGGATTAAAATTCGATAATTCGCCGTCGATCGGTGAGCGTAAAACGCGGTAAAATAATCTACTGAGCtttcaaatgataaaattcgCCGAATCTTTGCCCAAGTTTGTGACATTTGTATTACTGCGGTACGCGTTGACCCTTAGAAGGTGAATCCACgcctgaaacgaaaaataaaacacaaaaaaaaaacctaaaacATTGCTACTGCCTTTGTTGGTATTGTTGCCGTATTTATTAAGATAGCTTTATGTACAGTGATTTAATATTATactaaatattattatcattattatcattattattaattatcattattattattgtttttattactGTTATAACTAATATCCGAATTGAACGTAAGAATATATTGAATATGGTAGTTAAATTATAGTTAATCGAAATGTAGGGGATTTAAACGATGAAATagccaattttttcttttctcattattaacatattgtatattaatttctcgttacagCTAAAAAAGCTCCGTATACAGGGGCAATACGTGAAAACTGGAACTtcgtttttatcaaattttttttttcaatggtttttaataggatttttttctcatttttttatcattaacgATGTATTTTACTGGACGGCaaaattgaacagaaaaaaaaaaatatatatatatattcacatatGAATATTTACAACTGAACAACCGATGTGATCTAGCACCACACATTtccgcgataataattattatttactttttattcgattattttattcagttattttcttttgctcttCCTCTTTTAAACTATACGAACGCGATACATCAACTAGTGCGCTTTACACGTTTGTGTACCTAGAATAATTACATTAATTAAACGAgatcgtttctttatttttttaaacctCGAGTATGAATCGAATCCCGAATCCGCGAAGACAATGTCATAACGGAACGGTGGTATTTAATACAATAATGGAGATGCCGGTAGTTAGTTTTTCGTTTAACAGAATACAGACACATAGCAAAAACAGCAGTTGATCGTTAATTAGagttataaaataatgatgatgatgatgatgatgataataataataatgatagtgtaacaacaataattgcaGATTCGCAATTTTGATCCCAcgaagcgttttttttttttcttttttttttctttttaaaaaattttcaggccAGTTTACttgttgattaattatttaatgtatgtatttttctagatgtaaaagaaaaaacaaaaaaaaaaaaaaagcaacaccGTTTATTATGCCACGatattatagaaataaaaattaaattaaattaaattaaattagtgaaaaaaataaaaaattaacaaaaaaaaccaattaacattaccgtatataatatagtatagtatacggGGACACGGCGCGCATGgttctatataatatatatattaacatgttacctaatattttttttcttcttttctataatatatttgaataatttcgctGAACTCGCTCGTatccattaattattattattaattatagtATTACTATACACATGTATGATAGTTGTAAAATAggaaggaagtaaaaaaattcgaaagaaaatacatataaat
The sequence above is a segment of the Athalia rosae chromosome 5, iyAthRosa1.1, whole genome shotgun sequence genome. Coding sequences within it:
- the LOC105691768 gene encoding RNA-binding protein squid-like produces the protein MAAVEYYQNENNEEEETGTGNATSTTTSSVPGGGGGGGVAQQQQQGQQGQQATAGIPGRDDERKLFVGGLSRHTTDKELRDHFGKFGEIESISVKIDPYTGVSRGFAFMVFTNPKTIDKLLTSGEHYINKRKVDPKRVSKKAQHGKIFVGGLTPEITDDDIKTYFGQYGTIVELQAPFDKLKNQRKGFCFVTFDSRDVVYKLLKTPKQVINGKEVDVKKVKVNPEAGRQGYWSNQGFGYYGGGYGYIPEYANGYQGGYDDSYAAYDYAGYEGYENTGYSTQAKPRGNGQGPRQYPRHQPY
- the LOC105691755 gene encoding probable E3 ubiquitin-protein ligase makorin-1 isoform X2, whose translation is MADTWKQSVICRYFVNGICREGSNCRYQHVQSTRQESATPSIPEHSTAPTIGLCRFFKQGSCKFGGRCRFKHSTQEESTPETASTSSSQLKNLTNTATVSATPLFEEDKETPWRPEEWVKAPEFVPSSIPIASSSTSEAGNTAATTSTPISYARALNPLAQSSNPASEPICPYAEATGICKQTNCAYLHGDICELCGRAALHPHNEENRKKHTNACVKQHEVDMELSFAIQRSREKSCGVCFETIMEKASREQKFGILPNCNHCFCLTCIRKWRQAKQFDNKIIRACPECRVASDFVCPSMYWVDTKEEKEKLITDYKEALSTKNCKYFSHGLGKCPFGNKCFYLHALPDGTKADVGPPVRHQGIGDADIDFLQQMILWDFLDERESRWMYSIDDLEEFVAFFSDSEDSDWSEHEMFFD
- the LOC105691755 gene encoding probable E3 ubiquitin-protein ligase makorin-1 isoform X1; translated protein: MADTWKQSVICRYFVNGICREGSNCRYQHVQSTRQESATPSIPEHSTAPTIGLCRFFKQGSCKFGGRCRFKHSTQEESTPETASTSSSQLKNLTNTATVSATPLFEEDSKETPWRPEEWVKAPEFVPSSIPIASSSTSEAGNTAATTSTPISYARALNPLAQSSNPASEPICPYAEATGICKQTNCAYLHGDICELCGRAALHPHNEENRKKHTNACVKQHEVDMELSFAIQRSREKSCGVCFETIMEKASREQKFGILPNCNHCFCLTCIRKWRQAKQFDNKIIRACPECRVASDFVCPSMYWVDTKEEKEKLITDYKEALSTKNCKYFSHGLGKCPFGNKCFYLHALPDGTKADVGPPVRHQGIGDADIDFLQQMILWDFLDERESRWMYSIDDLEEFVAFFSDSEDSDWSEHEMFFD